The DNA region TGATCATGATATCGAACACGCGCTGCACCCGCGCCATGTCTTGGCTCTGCAGCGGCGCTTGATCACCCTCGACTCCGGCGTTGTTGAACGCAGCGTCGAGGCCGCCAAAAACGCTCAGTGCGCGTGCCACCATGGCATTCACATCCGCCGCATCGGACACATCGGTGCGCAGGAACTCAGCCGCGCCACCTGCCTCGCGCACCTCGCCCGCCACGCCCTCTCCACCTGCTTCGTCTACATCGGCAACGAGAACCTTGGCGCCGGCCGCAGCCATGGCCAACACCGTCGCCCGCCCAATGCCAGAGGCGCCGCCCGTTACCAGTCCAACACGATCCTTCAGCATGATTTTGTTGCCTCTCAAATTCACTTGATGGGTAGGTTAGCTGGCCTCCGCCCTCAAGGCTTTAAAATTGTTGGCCTGAGTGACGACGAAGAGAAAATATATGGAATGCATGATGCTTGCTAATTGAGCGGCTGCAGATCGCCCAACATTGTCGGGATCAGTTCGGTCACCGTTGGATGAATGTGCATCGCGCGCTGAATCACCGTGTACGGTGCACCTGCGTACATGACATCGAGGAGTGAGTGGATAATTTCATCCCCGCCGATGCCTAGAATCGATGCGCCAAGAATTTTCTTGCTCTCGGCGTCAATTAGAATCTTCATAAAGCCCTGTGTCTCGCTGCGCTCCTTGGCGCGGCCAACACGCGACATCATCATTTTGCCGATCAATGCTTTGCGGCCTGATTCTCTAACCTGAGTTTCAGTCATGCCAACCCGGCCTAGGGGCGGATCGATGAACAGCCCGTAGGTCGTGATGCGGTCCGAGACTCGTCTGGGATCATTGTCGAACATGTTGGCGGCGAGAATTTCGTAGTCGTTATAGGAAGTGTGGGTGAACGCGCCCTTTCCGTTGGCGTCACCAATTGCCCAAATGCCGGGTACATTGGTCGCGAGTTGGTCGTCGACGGTAATAAATTCGCGCGCATCGGTCTCGATGCCGGCCGCCTCCAAACCGAGATCATGAGTGTTCGGAAGGCGTCCGACCGCGAGTAATACATGACTACCGACGACATCTTCAGGGCCTGACTCGCACGCCGCAGAAACCACAACCTGAGTGCCGCGTTTCTTAAATCCAACGCACTGCGCGCCGAGGCGG from Pseudomonadota bacterium includes:
- a CDS encoding FAD-containing oxidoreductase; protein product: MPTSFDAIIIGTGQAGPSMAQRMTREGLKTAIIERKLFGGTCVNVGCIPTKALVASARAAYMARRGSDFGVTIDGNINVDMKRVKARKDGIVLQSNQGVTNWMKNMDGLTVYEGHGSLESATTVRVNGELLEADKIVLNVGGRATIPDMPGVREIDYLTNSSMMEVDFLPEHLVVIGGSYIGLEFAQMYRRFGCPVTVMHRGDRLVDREDPDVSEAIKGILENEGVEVRLGAQCVGFKKRGTQVVVSAACESGPEDVVGSHVLLAVGRLPNTHDLGLEAAGIETDAREFITVDDQLATNVPGIWAIGDANGKGAFTHTSYNDYEILAANMFDNDPRRVSDRITTYGLFIDPPLGRVGMTETQVRESGRKALIGKMMMSRVGRAKERSETQGFMKILIDAESKKILGASILGIGGDEIIHSLLDVMYAGAPYTVIQRAMHIHPTVTELIPTMLGDLQPLN